In the Carassius auratus strain Wakin chromosome 50, ASM336829v1, whole genome shotgun sequence genome, one interval contains:
- the LOC113066943 gene encoding bromodomain-containing protein 1-like isoform X1: MRKKVRHNRVATPQRPPSPIKPSRNRETLTYAEAQRIVELEIDGSVHRLSIYDKMDVIDSDDPLAQEISECTSNKENTEKPQQVLVRSVRLKNNQQKKSAALTTVQGSPAQGRLPEPKIRTVEYNLPAVPRRPSAYYNYVEKTLDELDEEVEYDMDEEDYAWLELINEKRKSDGYSQVSQNLFEFLMDRFEKESFFESQGQGDPQPLIDEDAVCCICMDGECQNSNAILFCDMCDLAVHQECYGVPHIPEGRWLCRHCLNSPSQLAECIFCPNKGGALKRTDDDRWGHVVCAIWVPEVGFTNTVFIEPIDGVANIPPARWKLTCYLCKKKGVGACIQCSKANCYTAFHVSCAQKAGLYMKMEPIKEVTESEATTFSVKKTAYCCSHTPNGCVRRPLTIYEDSKPKNGLCQKAAHRDRAKGCHKKNKKKLESEPITVVPTVSGPSITPKSFNTILNQVSVQKKKMFVERVLSYWMLKRQSRNGVPLIRRLQTAIQTQKEPEQAPRVDDRQALKEQLKDWHRLRHDLERARLLLELIRKREKLKREEMKLQQSVLEMQLTPFPVLLRAVLEQLQEKDQTKIFAQPVSVKEVPDYLDHIKHPMDFSTMRKRIDAHGYKNLDEFEDDFNLIINNCMKYNAKDTFFYRAAVRMRDYGGAILRKTRRDTERIGFDFASGMHLAEPPKIEPPPALTWDEVDRLLNPANRKHMSKEEQLNKLLEMLDLTTAMKSCPSRSKRLKLLKKTISDVRMEMGHKMEPPSLEQNNPKEEEKAPLILPQANEEEGDKLPPKLELSDSLPLLKNLDSPCEPPTLKPMEPSLEKCPKKVKFDGKTFSTSLLNGLSSDVMPSENNVMVATSTLTEPANMVSRRTAVLFRKSKNTSPQKPSNTSESSTDCPQLGTKTFLSVVIPRLETLLQRRKRTHSASGDSQGDEDECPIKRLDTGMSNGFSEPKKGLTVNRLSEPRRRCASESSLSSSGSGSIQENTSDVSHTKSGKGKLAMTRRNTTDDKKELVNCVEPGNISKANKLAAEIDSSNIWMPANTTPLNLEPLKLVWAKLSGYPSYPALIIDPQMSRAGCHLNDEYIPTPPRDVLRVGELMQFRSKEKLFLVRFFDSRRNWQWLPKSKMVPFGIDKTLDRSKMLEGRTSGIRKAVQSAFNRAMNHLSLVQDLGAGD, from the exons ATGAGGAAGAAGGTTCGACATAATCGTGTTGCCACCCCACAGAGGCCTCCTTCTCCCATCAAACCCTCACGTAACCGCGAGACCTTGACATATGCTGAGGCTCAGCGTATTGTGGAGCTGGAGATCGACGGCTCTGTGCACCGGCTCAGCATTTATGACAAAATGGATGTCATCGACAGTGATGACCCTTTAGCTCAGGAGATCAGCGAGTGCACCAGCAACAAGGAGAACACGGAGAAGCCGCAGCAGGTTCTCGTGCGCTCAGTGCGGCTTAAAAACAACCAGCAGAAGAAGAGCGCCGCGTTGACGACTGTGCAGGGTTCGCCAGCTCAGGGCAGGCTACCAGAGCCAAAGATCAGAACGGTTGAGTACAATCTCCCGGCTGTGCCACGGAGGCCGTCAGCGTACTACAACTATGTGGAGAAGACACTGGACGAGCTCGACGAGGAGGTGGAATACGACATGGATGAGGAAGACTATGCATGGCTCGAGTTGATCAACGAGAAGAGGAAGAGCGACGGCTACAGCCAGGTCTCTCAGAACCTCTTCGAGTTTCTCATGGACCGCTTCGAGAAGGAGTCTTTCTTTGAAAGCCAGGGCCAAGGAGACCCCCAGCCACTTATCGACGAGGATGCGGTGTGCTGCATCTGCATGGATGGCGAGTGCCAGAACAGTAATGCGATTTTGTTCTGTGACATGTGCGATCTCGCCGTGCATCAGGAGTGTTACGGCGTCCCCCATATCCCGGAGGGCCGCTGGCTTTGCCGGCACTGCTTAAATTCTCCCTCCCAGCTCGCCGAGTGCATATTTTGTCCGAATAAAGGTGGAGCGCTTAAGAGGACGGATGATGATCGCTGGGGGCACGTGGTCTGTGCCATCTGGGTCCCCGAAGTGGGTTTTACCAATACGGTTTTCATTGAACCCATTGATGGTGTGGCAAACATTCCTCCAGCTCGCTGGAAACTCACCTGTTACCTGTGCAAGAAGAAAGGAGTGGGTGCCTGCATTCAGTGCAGCAAAGCCAACTGTTACACAGCTTTCCATGTAAGCTGCGCTCAGAAAGCTGGTCTCTACATGAAGATGGAGCCCATCAAAGAGGTCACTGAATCAGAAGCTACTACGTTCTCTGTGAAGAAAACGGCATACTGTTGCTCTCATACACCTAATGGCTGTGTGAGGAGACCCCTTACTATATATGAGGACTCCAAACCGAAGAACGGTTTATGTCAGAAGGCTGCTCACAGGGATAGAGCAAAGGGATGCCataagaagaacaaaaaaaagcttGAATCGGAGCCCATCACAGTGGTCCCCACGGTTTCTGGGCCTAGTATTACACCTAAAAG TTTCAACACAATTCTCAACCAAGTTTCTGTCCAAAAGAAGAAGATGTTTGTGGAACGGGTTCTCAGTTACTGGATGCTCAAGAGGCAGTCGAGGAATGGTGTCCCACTAATAAGGCGCCTGCAGACTGCCATACAGACGCAAAAAGAACCAGAACAG GCACCACGCGTTGATGACCGTCAAGCTCTGAAAGAGCAGTTAAAGGACTGGCATCGCTTACGGCATGACCTGGAGCGTGCTCGCTTGCTACTGGAGCTCATCCGCAAGAGAGAGAAGCTAAAGAGAGAGGAG ATGAAGTTACAGCAGTCGGTTTTGGAGATGCAGCTCACTCCATTCCCTGTCCTGCTGCGAGCAGTGCTGGAACAGCTGCAAGAGAAAGACCAGACTAAAATCTTTGCCCAGCCAGTCAGCGTGAAAGAG GTTCCTGATTATTTAGACCACATCAAGCACCCTATGGACTTCTCCACAATGAGAAAGCGTATTGACGCCCATGGGTATAAGAACCTGGATGAGTTTGAGGATGACTTCAACCTCATTATCAACAACTGCATGAAGTACAATGCCAAGGACACCTTTTTCTACCGTGCTGCTGTGCGTATGCGAGATTACGGTGGAGCGATCCTCAGGAAGACTCGGCGGGACACCGAACGAATAGGCTTTGACTTTGCCAGTGGAATGCACCTCGCTGAGCCTCCTAAGATAGAGCCACCTCCAGCATTGACCTGGGATGAGG TTGACAGACTGTTAAACCCAGCCAATCGCAAGCACATGTCTAAGGAGGAACAATTGAATAAGCTGTTGGAGATGCTGGATTTAACCACTGCCATGAAGTCATGCCCTTCTCGAAGCAAAAGGCTCAAACTGCTGAAGAAGACCATCAGCGATGTGCGAATGGAAATGGGTCACAAAATGGAGCCCCCTTCATTGGAGCAGAATAATCCCAAGGAAGAGGAAAAAGCGCCTCTTATTCTACCACAAGCCAATGAGGAAGAAG GTGACAAGTTACCTCCAAAACTTGAGCTTTCAGATTCTCTGCCACTCCTGAAAAACTTAGACAGTCCCTGTGAACCTCCGACACTGAAACCCATGGAGCCCAGCCTTGAAAAGTGCCCGAAAAAGGTCAAATTTGACGGGAAGACGTTCTCTACCTCACTTCTAAATGGTCTCTCCTCTGACGTTATGCCCTCTGAAAATAACGTTATGGTTGCTACCTCCACTCTTACTGAACCAGCGAATATGGTCAGCCGCCGAACAGCTGTGCTGTTCCGAAAGTCAAAGAACACGAGTCCGCAGAAGCCGTCGAACACAAGTGAATCCTCAACTGACTGCCCTCAGCTGGGCACTAAGACGTTCTTGTCGGTGGTCATCCCTCGCCTCGAAACCCTGCTCCAGCGCAGGAAGAGGACGCACAGTGCTAGTGGAGACAGTCAGGGTGACGAGGATGAATGTCCGATTAAACGCTTGGATACTG GCATGTCTAATGGCTTTTCTGAGCCAAAGAAAGGGCTAACTGTGAATCGGCTGTCAGAGCCTCGTCGCCGCTGTGCTTCAGAGTCCAGCCTTTCCTCAAGCGGAAGCGGGAGCATCCAGGAAAACACAAG CGATGTCAGTCACACAAAGAGCGGGAAAGGGAAGCTGGCGATGACGAGACGAAACACGACGGACGATAAAAAAGAATTGGTCAATTGCGTGGAACCAGGGAACATTTCCAAGGCCAACAAGCTGGCAGCAG AGATTGACAGCAGCAATATTTGGATGCCTGCTAACACTACACCACTTAATCTGGAGCCCCTTAAACTAGTTTGGGCCAAACTTAGTGGATATCCTTCCTATCCTGCTTtg ATCATAGATCCCCAGATGTCTCGAGCGGGATGCCATCTCAACGACGAGTACATTCCCACCCCTCCACGGGACGTGCTCCGGGTCGGAGAGCTGATGCAGTTCAGGTCCAAGGAGAAACTCTTCCTCGTCCGCTTCTTCGACAGCAGACGCAACTG GCAATGGCTTCCTAAATCCAAGATGGTACCGTTCGGAATCGACAAGACCTTAGATCGAAGCAAAATGTTGGAAGGCAGAACGTCAGGCATCCGTAAAGCTGTGCAAAGCGCCTTCAACCGTGCCATGAACCACTTGAGCCTTGTCCAGGACTTAGGCGCTGGAGATTAA
- the LOC113066943 gene encoding bromodomain-containing protein 1-like isoform X2 produces MRKKVRHNRVATPQRPPSPIKPSRNRETLTYAEAQRIVELEIDGSVHRLSIYDKMDVIDSDDPLAQEISECTSNKENTEKPQQVLVRSVRLKNNQQKKSAALTTVQGSPAQGRLPEPKIRTVEYNLPAVPRRPSAYYNYVEKTLDELDEEVEYDMDEEDYAWLELINEKRKSDGYSQVSQNLFEFLMDRFEKESFFESQGQGDPQPLIDEDAVCCICMDGECQNSNAILFCDMCDLAVHQECYGVPHIPEGRWLCRHCLNSPSQLAECIFCPNKGGALKRTDDDRWGHVVCAIWVPEVGFTNTVFIEPIDGVANIPPARWKLTCYLCKKKGVGACIQCSKANCYTAFHVSCAQKAGLYMKMEPIKEVTESEATTFSVKKTAYCCSHTPNGCVRRPLTIYEDSKPKNGLCQKAAHRDRAKGCHKKNKKKLESEPITVVPTVSGPSITPKSFNTILNQVSVQKKKMFVERVLSYWMLKRQSRNGVPLIRRLQTAIQTQKEPEQAPRVDDRQALKEQLKDWHRLRHDLERARLLLELIRKREKLKREEMKLQQSVLEMQLTPFPVLLRAVLEQLQEKDQTKIFAQPVSVKEVPDYLDHIKHPMDFSTMRKRIDAHGYKNLDEFEDDFNLIINNCMKYNAKDTFFYRAAVRMRDYGGAILRKTRRDTERIGFDFASGMHLAEPPKIEPPPALTWDEVDRLLNPANRKHMSKEEQLNKLLEMLDLTTAMKSCPSRSKRLKLLKKTISDVRMEMGHKMEPPSLEQNNPKEEEKAPLILPQANEEEGDKLPPKLELSDSLPLLKNLDSPCEPPTLKPMEPSLEKCPKKVKFDGKTFSTSLLNGLSSDVMPSENNVMVATSTLTEPANMVSRRTAVLFRKSKNTSPQKPSNTSESSTDCPQLGTKTFLSVVIPRLETLLQRRKRTHSASGDSQGDEDECPIKRLDTGMSNGFSEPKKGLTVNRLSEPRRRCASESSLSSSGSGSIQENTSDVSHTKSGKGKLAMTRRNTTDDKKELVNCVEPGNISKANKLAADHRSPDVSSGMPSQRRVHSHPSTGRAPGRRADAVQVQGETLPRPLLRQQTQLAMAS; encoded by the exons ATGAGGAAGAAGGTTCGACATAATCGTGTTGCCACCCCACAGAGGCCTCCTTCTCCCATCAAACCCTCACGTAACCGCGAGACCTTGACATATGCTGAGGCTCAGCGTATTGTGGAGCTGGAGATCGACGGCTCTGTGCACCGGCTCAGCATTTATGACAAAATGGATGTCATCGACAGTGATGACCCTTTAGCTCAGGAGATCAGCGAGTGCACCAGCAACAAGGAGAACACGGAGAAGCCGCAGCAGGTTCTCGTGCGCTCAGTGCGGCTTAAAAACAACCAGCAGAAGAAGAGCGCCGCGTTGACGACTGTGCAGGGTTCGCCAGCTCAGGGCAGGCTACCAGAGCCAAAGATCAGAACGGTTGAGTACAATCTCCCGGCTGTGCCACGGAGGCCGTCAGCGTACTACAACTATGTGGAGAAGACACTGGACGAGCTCGACGAGGAGGTGGAATACGACATGGATGAGGAAGACTATGCATGGCTCGAGTTGATCAACGAGAAGAGGAAGAGCGACGGCTACAGCCAGGTCTCTCAGAACCTCTTCGAGTTTCTCATGGACCGCTTCGAGAAGGAGTCTTTCTTTGAAAGCCAGGGCCAAGGAGACCCCCAGCCACTTATCGACGAGGATGCGGTGTGCTGCATCTGCATGGATGGCGAGTGCCAGAACAGTAATGCGATTTTGTTCTGTGACATGTGCGATCTCGCCGTGCATCAGGAGTGTTACGGCGTCCCCCATATCCCGGAGGGCCGCTGGCTTTGCCGGCACTGCTTAAATTCTCCCTCCCAGCTCGCCGAGTGCATATTTTGTCCGAATAAAGGTGGAGCGCTTAAGAGGACGGATGATGATCGCTGGGGGCACGTGGTCTGTGCCATCTGGGTCCCCGAAGTGGGTTTTACCAATACGGTTTTCATTGAACCCATTGATGGTGTGGCAAACATTCCTCCAGCTCGCTGGAAACTCACCTGTTACCTGTGCAAGAAGAAAGGAGTGGGTGCCTGCATTCAGTGCAGCAAAGCCAACTGTTACACAGCTTTCCATGTAAGCTGCGCTCAGAAAGCTGGTCTCTACATGAAGATGGAGCCCATCAAAGAGGTCACTGAATCAGAAGCTACTACGTTCTCTGTGAAGAAAACGGCATACTGTTGCTCTCATACACCTAATGGCTGTGTGAGGAGACCCCTTACTATATATGAGGACTCCAAACCGAAGAACGGTTTATGTCAGAAGGCTGCTCACAGGGATAGAGCAAAGGGATGCCataagaagaacaaaaaaaagcttGAATCGGAGCCCATCACAGTGGTCCCCACGGTTTCTGGGCCTAGTATTACACCTAAAAG TTTCAACACAATTCTCAACCAAGTTTCTGTCCAAAAGAAGAAGATGTTTGTGGAACGGGTTCTCAGTTACTGGATGCTCAAGAGGCAGTCGAGGAATGGTGTCCCACTAATAAGGCGCCTGCAGACTGCCATACAGACGCAAAAAGAACCAGAACAG GCACCACGCGTTGATGACCGTCAAGCTCTGAAAGAGCAGTTAAAGGACTGGCATCGCTTACGGCATGACCTGGAGCGTGCTCGCTTGCTACTGGAGCTCATCCGCAAGAGAGAGAAGCTAAAGAGAGAGGAG ATGAAGTTACAGCAGTCGGTTTTGGAGATGCAGCTCACTCCATTCCCTGTCCTGCTGCGAGCAGTGCTGGAACAGCTGCAAGAGAAAGACCAGACTAAAATCTTTGCCCAGCCAGTCAGCGTGAAAGAG GTTCCTGATTATTTAGACCACATCAAGCACCCTATGGACTTCTCCACAATGAGAAAGCGTATTGACGCCCATGGGTATAAGAACCTGGATGAGTTTGAGGATGACTTCAACCTCATTATCAACAACTGCATGAAGTACAATGCCAAGGACACCTTTTTCTACCGTGCTGCTGTGCGTATGCGAGATTACGGTGGAGCGATCCTCAGGAAGACTCGGCGGGACACCGAACGAATAGGCTTTGACTTTGCCAGTGGAATGCACCTCGCTGAGCCTCCTAAGATAGAGCCACCTCCAGCATTGACCTGGGATGAGG TTGACAGACTGTTAAACCCAGCCAATCGCAAGCACATGTCTAAGGAGGAACAATTGAATAAGCTGTTGGAGATGCTGGATTTAACCACTGCCATGAAGTCATGCCCTTCTCGAAGCAAAAGGCTCAAACTGCTGAAGAAGACCATCAGCGATGTGCGAATGGAAATGGGTCACAAAATGGAGCCCCCTTCATTGGAGCAGAATAATCCCAAGGAAGAGGAAAAAGCGCCTCTTATTCTACCACAAGCCAATGAGGAAGAAG GTGACAAGTTACCTCCAAAACTTGAGCTTTCAGATTCTCTGCCACTCCTGAAAAACTTAGACAGTCCCTGTGAACCTCCGACACTGAAACCCATGGAGCCCAGCCTTGAAAAGTGCCCGAAAAAGGTCAAATTTGACGGGAAGACGTTCTCTACCTCACTTCTAAATGGTCTCTCCTCTGACGTTATGCCCTCTGAAAATAACGTTATGGTTGCTACCTCCACTCTTACTGAACCAGCGAATATGGTCAGCCGCCGAACAGCTGTGCTGTTCCGAAAGTCAAAGAACACGAGTCCGCAGAAGCCGTCGAACACAAGTGAATCCTCAACTGACTGCCCTCAGCTGGGCACTAAGACGTTCTTGTCGGTGGTCATCCCTCGCCTCGAAACCCTGCTCCAGCGCAGGAAGAGGACGCACAGTGCTAGTGGAGACAGTCAGGGTGACGAGGATGAATGTCCGATTAAACGCTTGGATACTG GCATGTCTAATGGCTTTTCTGAGCCAAAGAAAGGGCTAACTGTGAATCGGCTGTCAGAGCCTCGTCGCCGCTGTGCTTCAGAGTCCAGCCTTTCCTCAAGCGGAAGCGGGAGCATCCAGGAAAACACAAG CGATGTCAGTCACACAAAGAGCGGGAAAGGGAAGCTGGCGATGACGAGACGAAACACGACGGACGATAAAAAAGAATTGGTCAATTGCGTGGAACCAGGGAACATTTCCAAGGCCAACAAGCTGGCAGCAG ATCATAGATCCCCAGATGTCTCGAGCGGGATGCCATCTCAACGACGAGTACATTCCCACCCCTCCACGGGACGTGCTCCGGGTCGGAGAGCTGATGCAGTTCAGGTCCAAGGAGAAACTCTTCCTCGTCCGCTTCTTCGACAGCAGACGCAACTG GCAATGGCTTCCTAA